A window from Chitinophaga filiformis encodes these proteins:
- a CDS encoding aspartate aminotransferase family protein — protein sequence MQLFDVYPINDITIEKAAGSNVWDAQGNKYLDLYGGHAVISIGHTHPHYVQRLTDQLQKVGFYSNSIKIPLQQQLAEKLGKVSGKEDYQLFLCNSGAEANENALKLASFHNGKKKVIAFKKSFHGRTSLAVAATDNPKIVAPVNETDNVVFLPWQDEAALEAAFKQYEVSSVIIEGIQGVGGIQVAGESFLKKIRSLCDAHNAVFIADSVQCGYGRSGKFYSHDFAGVNADIYTMAKGMGNGFPVGGIIIAPHIKPSYGLLGTTFGGNHLACAAALAVLEVIERDNLIANAAKVGAYLIEQLKTFPQVKEVRGRGLMIGIDLPESLSHVRKELLFKHRIFTGEAKPNVIRLLPSLALSMEHADQFLTAFKQEVEKN from the coding sequence ATGCAATTATTCGACGTCTATCCCATTAATGACATCACTATAGAGAAAGCTGCGGGTTCCAACGTGTGGGATGCGCAGGGCAATAAATATCTTGACCTGTATGGCGGTCATGCGGTAATTTCTATTGGTCATACACATCCTCACTACGTTCAGCGCTTAACAGATCAGCTACAGAAAGTGGGGTTCTATTCCAACTCAATTAAAATACCATTGCAGCAGCAGCTGGCAGAGAAACTGGGTAAGGTGTCCGGTAAGGAAGATTACCAGTTGTTCCTCTGTAACTCCGGCGCTGAAGCGAATGAGAATGCGCTGAAACTGGCTTCTTTCCACAATGGAAAGAAGAAAGTGATCGCATTTAAAAAGTCTTTCCATGGCAGAACATCACTGGCTGTAGCGGCTACTGACAATCCGAAGATCGTGGCGCCGGTGAATGAAACTGACAACGTGGTATTCCTGCCATGGCAGGATGAGGCGGCTTTGGAAGCGGCTTTTAAACAATATGAAGTATCTTCTGTTATCATCGAAGGCATTCAGGGAGTAGGCGGCATCCAGGTAGCTGGCGAGTCGTTCCTGAAAAAGATCAGAAGCCTTTGCGATGCACACAATGCTGTATTTATTGCAGACAGCGTACAGTGCGGTTATGGCAGAAGCGGTAAATTCTACTCTCACGATTTTGCCGGTGTGAATGCAGACATTTATACAATGGCAAAGGGTATGGGAAATGGTTTCCCTGTAGGCGGTATTATCATTGCTCCGCATATCAAGCCTTCCTATGGCCTGCTGGGTACTACTTTCGGTGGTAATCACCTGGCTTGTGCAGCTGCCCTGGCAGTACTGGAAGTGATAGAAAGGGATAACCTGATCGCCAATGCGGCGAAGGTAGGCGCTTACCTGATCGAACAACTGAAAACATTCCCGCAGGTAAAAGAAGTGAGAGGAAGAGGATTGATGATCGGTATCGACCTGCCGGAGTCATTAAGTCATGTAAGGAAGGAACTGTTGTTCAAGCACAGGATCTTTACGGGTGAAGCAAAACCAAACGTAATAAGACTGCTGCCTTCCCTGGCTTTGAGCATGGAACATGCAGACCAGTTCCTGACTGCATTCAAACAGGAAGTAGAGAAAAACTAA
- the argC gene encoding N-acetyl-gamma-glutamyl-phosphate reductase — translation MANDKKIKAGIIGGAGYGGGEMIRLLLNHPNVEISYVNSRSNAGNPLYAVHADLLGETELAFTGEVSSDIDVLFLCLGHGEAKKFLEETEIAPAVKVIDLSQDFRLGETVKGREFVYGLPEMQREKIVTANNIANPGCFATGIQLGLLPLAKAGLLQEVHTTGITGSTGAGQSLQATSHFTWRANNISTYKVLTHQHLKEIRRSLQLLQPSFTGEVNFVPVRGDFPRGIWVTSYLQSDLSLEEAQQLYKAYYAGHPFTHVSDKQIDLKQIVNTNKCLLQLEKVGNKLVIHSIEDNLLKGASGQAVQNMNLMFGLDETAGLRLKSIVF, via the coding sequence ATGGCAAACGACAAGAAAATAAAGGCAGGGATCATTGGTGGAGCAGGATATGGCGGCGGTGAAATGATCCGTCTTTTATTGAATCATCCCAACGTAGAGATCTCTTATGTAAATAGCCGGAGTAATGCCGGTAATCCCCTGTACGCTGTACATGCCGACCTGCTGGGGGAAACTGAGCTCGCCTTTACAGGAGAGGTCAGCAGCGATATAGATGTATTGTTCCTGTGTCTCGGACATGGAGAAGCAAAGAAATTCCTGGAAGAAACGGAGATCGCTCCTGCTGTAAAAGTAATCGACCTTAGCCAGGACTTCAGGCTGGGAGAGACGGTGAAAGGAAGGGAGTTCGTATACGGACTGCCTGAAATGCAGCGGGAAAAGATCGTTACAGCCAATAATATTGCCAACCCGGGTTGTTTTGCAACTGGTATCCAGTTAGGATTGTTGCCATTGGCCAAAGCGGGTTTGCTGCAGGAAGTACATACCACCGGTATCACAGGATCCACCGGTGCAGGACAGAGTTTACAGGCTACCTCACACTTCACCTGGAGGGCCAACAACATCTCCACTTACAAAGTACTCACCCATCAGCATTTAAAAGAAATACGACGAAGTTTACAGCTGTTGCAGCCGTCCTTCACCGGCGAAGTGAATTTCGTACCGGTGCGCGGGGATTTTCCAAGAGGTATCTGGGTAACCTCTTACCTGCAGAGCGATTTATCGCTTGAAGAAGCACAGCAGCTGTATAAGGCCTATTACGCAGGACATCCGTTTACACATGTGAGCGATAAACAGATAGACCTGAAGCAGATCGTGAACACCAACAAATGCCTGCTCCAGCTGGAGAAGGTAGGTAACAAACTGGTGATCCATTCCATAGAGGACAATCTGCTGAAAGGCGCATCCGGACAGGCAGTACAGAATATGAACCTCATGTTCGGACTGGATGAAACTGCGGGATTAAGGCTGAAGTCTATTGTATTTTAA
- a CDS encoding argininosuccinate synthase: MKKVVLGFSGGLDTSYCVKYLTEEKGYEVHSVIVNTGGFSTEELQEIEKRAYSLGVKSHKTVDAVRSYYDSAIKYLVFGNVLKNNTYPLSVSAERVTQALVIAQHVKELGADAVAHGSTGAGNDQVRFDMIFHIMIPGVEIITPIRDMRLSREEEIAYLKGKGVQMNFEKAAYSINKGIWGTSVGGKETLTSDGFLPEEAWPTQLSKQDTEKISLQFVKGELTGVNGKTFSHPSEAIQHLQSIAGPFAIGRDIHVGDTIIGIKGRVGFEAAAPVIIIKAHHALEKHVLTKWQLSWKDQLAQFYGNWLHEGQVMDPVMRDIEAFLQHSQEHVTGEVYVTLQPYRFQVTGIKSEYDLMSSKFGKYGEMNSGWTGEDVRGFSKIFGNQTMIWHQVAESAKDK; this comes from the coding sequence ATGAAAAAAGTAGTACTTGGATTTAGCGGAGGGCTTGATACTTCCTATTGCGTAAAATACCTGACAGAAGAAAAAGGGTATGAAGTGCATTCAGTTATTGTCAATACCGGCGGTTTTTCTACGGAAGAACTGCAGGAAATTGAAAAACGTGCATATAGCCTGGGAGTAAAGAGTCATAAGACGGTAGATGCGGTACGTTCCTATTATGATAGTGCTATCAAATACCTGGTATTTGGTAATGTGCTGAAGAATAATACCTATCCGCTCAGCGTAAGCGCAGAGCGTGTTACACAGGCGCTGGTGATTGCACAGCATGTAAAGGAACTGGGCGCTGACGCAGTAGCGCACGGTAGTACCGGTGCAGGTAATGACCAGGTGCGTTTCGACATGATTTTCCATATCATGATCCCGGGTGTTGAGATCATCACACCGATCCGTGATATGCGACTGAGCCGTGAAGAGGAGATCGCTTACCTGAAAGGTAAGGGCGTGCAGATGAACTTTGAGAAAGCAGCTTATTCTATCAATAAAGGCATCTGGGGTACATCCGTAGGTGGTAAGGAAACACTGACATCAGATGGTTTCCTGCCGGAAGAGGCATGGCCTACCCAGCTGTCCAAACAGGATACTGAAAAGATATCCCTGCAGTTTGTAAAGGGCGAACTGACCGGTGTGAATGGTAAGACCTTCAGTCATCCGTCAGAAGCTATCCAGCATCTGCAGTCAATAGCAGGCCCGTTTGCTATCGGCCGTGATATCCATGTGGGCGATACCATTATCGGTATCAAAGGCCGTGTGGGTTTTGAAGCCGCTGCGCCTGTTATCATCATTAAAGCGCATCATGCACTCGAAAAACACGTATTGACCAAATGGCAGCTCAGCTGGAAAGACCAGCTGGCGCAGTTCTACGGCAACTGGCTGCACGAGGGACAGGTAATGGACCCTGTAATGCGGGACATTGAAGCTTTCCTGCAACATAGCCAGGAGCATGTAACCGGTGAAGTATATGTTACTCTGCAGCCTTACCGCTTCCAGGTAACAGGTATCAAATCTGAATACGACCTGATGAGCAGCAAGTTTGGTAAATATGGTGAAATGAACAGTGGATGGACCGGCGAAGATGTGAGAGGTTTCAGCAAAATATTCGGTAACCAGACAATGATCTGGCATCAGGTGGCAGAAAGTGCCAAAGACAAATAG
- a CDS encoding GNAT family N-acetyltransferase has protein sequence MENPNIIVRVATADDKHYGKTITDEMESSAKARGTGIAKRSPEYVQLKMEEGKAVIAVTDKGEWVGFCYIEAWGHEKFVANSGLIVNPAFRGHGVAKAIKHRVFELSRQKYPDAKIFGLTTGLAVMKINSELGYEPVTYSELTDDDEFWKGCRSCVNFEVLTSKNRKNCLCTAMLYDPVEKAKEEAEKKEQMKKNTLSIKTETDAQPHPQVMVAANGQMKHNKKARKFKENFKLFERWLRFKRYVLLKSGKDGVGGGAAPAGKKKFFFLFNLF, from the coding sequence TTGGAAAATCCAAATATCATTGTCAGGGTTGCTACCGCTGACGATAAGCATTATGGCAAAACCATCACTGACGAGATGGAATCTTCCGCCAAGGCACGTGGAACAGGTATTGCCAAACGTTCTCCTGAGTATGTCCAACTTAAGATGGAGGAAGGAAAAGCCGTTATAGCAGTAACAGATAAAGGCGAATGGGTAGGCTTTTGCTATATAGAAGCCTGGGGACATGAAAAATTTGTGGCCAACTCAGGGCTTATCGTGAACCCTGCCTTCAGGGGACATGGCGTAGCCAAGGCTATCAAGCATCGTGTGTTCGAACTGTCGAGACAGAAATATCCTGACGCTAAAATATTTGGTCTGACTACAGGGCTTGCAGTGATGAAGATCAACTCGGAGCTGGGTTACGAACCGGTAACTTATTCAGAGCTTACAGACGATGATGAGTTCTGGAAAGGGTGCCGCAGTTGTGTGAACTTTGAAGTGCTGACAAGCAAGAACCGCAAGAACTGTTTGTGTACTGCTATGCTGTACGATCCTGTTGAGAAGGCAAAGGAAGAGGCTGAGAAGAAGGAACAGATGAAAAAGAACACGCTGAGCATCAAAACAGAGACAGATGCACAGCCGCATCCGCAGGTAATGGTAGCAGCCAACGGACAGATGAAGCACAATAAAAAAGCCAGGAAGTTCAAAGAGAACTTCAAGCTGTTTGAAAGATGGCTGCGGTTTAAAAGATATGTGCTGCTGAAGAGCGGAAAGGATGGTGTTGGTGGTGGCGCTGCACCGGCCGGCAAGAAGAAATTCTTCTTCCTGTTCAACTTATTTTAA
- a CDS encoding discoidin domain-containing protein → MRKLLLMAGLCGTLATAHAQEIAPYGALPSKAQLAWQDMEYYMFIHLGPNTFTDNEWGHGDEDPKVFNPSRLDARQWARTAKLAGMKAIIITAKHHDGFCLWPSKYSTHTVRESAWKNGKGDVLKELSAACKEYGLKFGVYLSPWDRNHPAYGTPEYNQVFSNTLNEVLSSYGPVFEQWFDGANGEGPNGKKPVYDWDLFHHTVYKNQPNAVIFSDVGPGCRWVGNEDGIAGTTNWATLNVKGFTPGKGAPAQSVLNEGNMNGEKWIPAECDVSIRPGWFYSPSTNDKVKSVQHLLDIYYGSVGRNGNMLLNVPVDRRGLIYSADSIRLMEFKRFRDESFKTNLALKAKVTATETRRNNSKVSAANLTDGKPGTYWATPDGVLKGTITLTFAKPASFNRLVLQEYIALGQRVKAFSVEILENGAFKEIATATTIGHKRILSFPDVTTTQVRINIQDALACPVISEVQLYKAPGLLAVPVIQRNKQGEVSITCSSPDPELHYTVDGKEPVYSSPKYTGPVSLPAGGIVKAKAFLEKGKKASATVTAVYDIAPAKWKVTFTDGQAKGADPEKAIDGNPESFWASVIQPEAAKYPHEIQVDLGEELTLKGFTYTPRHLVEKSGTIYTYAFYVSEDGKNWGEPVAQGNFANIANNPVTQSIRFNKAAKGRFIRLVAVAPANEKEQWASVAELGVITK, encoded by the coding sequence ATGAGAAAATTGCTATTAATGGCCGGGCTTTGCGGCACCCTGGCTACTGCTCATGCGCAGGAAATCGCTCCCTATGGTGCACTGCCTTCCAAAGCCCAGTTAGCCTGGCAGGACATGGAATACTACATGTTCATCCACCTGGGCCCGAATACCTTTACAGACAATGAATGGGGACATGGAGATGAAGATCCGAAGGTGTTCAATCCTTCCCGGCTTGACGCCCGCCAGTGGGCGCGTACCGCGAAACTGGCAGGAATGAAGGCGATCATTATTACCGCCAAACACCACGATGGTTTCTGCCTCTGGCCCAGTAAATACAGCACGCATACCGTAAGGGAAAGTGCCTGGAAGAACGGGAAGGGCGATGTGCTGAAAGAACTGTCGGCGGCCTGTAAGGAATACGGCCTGAAGTTCGGTGTGTACCTGTCCCCCTGGGACCGTAACCACCCTGCCTATGGTACCCCTGAGTACAACCAGGTGTTCTCCAATACGCTGAACGAGGTGCTCAGCAGCTATGGTCCTGTATTTGAGCAATGGTTCGACGGCGCCAACGGAGAAGGGCCTAATGGCAAGAAGCCGGTATATGACTGGGATCTCTTCCATCATACTGTATATAAGAATCAGCCCAATGCTGTCATCTTCAGTGATGTAGGTCCTGGTTGCCGCTGGGTAGGTAATGAAGATGGCATTGCCGGTACTACCAACTGGGCAACCCTGAATGTAAAAGGCTTTACGCCTGGTAAAGGTGCTCCTGCACAGTCGGTGCTGAATGAAGGGAACATGAACGGTGAAAAATGGATACCGGCAGAATGCGATGTATCTATTCGTCCCGGATGGTTCTACAGCCCCTCTACCAACGATAAGGTAAAGAGTGTGCAGCACCTGCTGGACATCTATTACGGCTCTGTAGGACGCAATGGCAACATGCTGCTGAACGTACCAGTAGACAGGAGAGGCCTGATCTATTCTGCAGATTCTATCCGCCTGATGGAATTTAAGCGTTTCCGCGATGAGAGCTTTAAAACGAACCTTGCGCTGAAGGCGAAAGTGACAGCTACTGAAACCCGCAGGAATAACAGTAAGGTAAGTGCGGCGAATCTTACAGATGGCAAACCGGGCACATATTGGGCCACGCCGGACGGTGTACTGAAGGGTACGATCACATTGACATTCGCGAAGCCAGCTTCTTTTAACAGGCTGGTGCTGCAGGAATATATCGCTCTTGGTCAGCGTGTGAAAGCGTTCTCTGTAGAAATCCTTGAAAACGGGGCTTTTAAGGAAATAGCGACCGCTACTACTATTGGTCATAAGCGCATCCTCTCTTTCCCTGATGTCACCACCACACAGGTGCGTATCAATATACAGGATGCACTGGCTTGTCCGGTGATCAGCGAAGTACAGTTGTACAAAGCGCCGGGATTACTGGCAGTGCCTGTCATCCAGCGCAATAAGCAGGGAGAGGTAAGCATCACCTGTTCTTCTCCCGATCCTGAACTGCATTATACAGTAGATGGCAAGGAGCCAGTGTACAGCTCTCCTAAATATACAGGCCCTGTTTCCCTGCCGGCCGGAGGTATTGTAAAGGCAAAAGCATTCCTTGAAAAAGGAAAGAAAGCCAGCGCAACGGTGACCGCTGTTTACGATATTGCTCCGGCAAAATGGAAGGTGACCTTTACTGACGGACAGGCAAAAGGAGCGGATCCGGAGAAGGCAATAGATGGTAATCCGGAGTCTTTCTGGGCCTCTGTCATCCAGCCCGAAGCGGCGAAATATCCGCATGAGATCCAGGTAGACCTGGGAGAGGAGTTGACGCTTAAGGGCTTTACCTATACGCCAAGACACCTTGTAGAGAAGTCGGGTACTATTTATACCTACGCTTTCTACGTGAGCGAAGATGGAAAGAACTGGGGCGAGCCGGTGGCACAGGGAAACTTTGCCAACATAGCAAACAATCCTGTGACACAAAGCATCCGGTTTAACAAAGCAGCGAAGGGACGCTTCATCAGATTAGTGGCAGTTGCTCCCGCCAATGAAAAGGAGCAATGGGCCAGTGTGGCAGAGTTGGGCGTGATCACGAAATAA
- a CDS encoding Gfo/Idh/MocA family protein — protein sequence MKKQHFHRRNFLKTTVAAGVGLTLLNTPARLFANTKKEKVRVGLIGVGARGQGHLELCLHREDVDVIAICDPDTQWAVPKSRELITKAYGGKKKVAEYSNGPEDFYNMLKRDDIDAVIIATPWEWHSIQAIAAMKAGKTPAVEVCGASDIQECWNLVNVSEDTGVPLFGMENVCYRRDVMAVLNMVRQGLFGELTHLQGGYQHDLRQVKFNNGKQLYGGGVEFGEKAMSEAKWRTNHSVHRNGDLYPTHGLGPVANMININRGNRLLSLTSVATKSRGLHKYVVDHGGENHPNAKVEFKLGDIVTTLIRTNNGETIMLSHDTNSPRPYSLNFRVQGTNGLWMDDLDSIYIEGKSPYDEWEKAGTEKDAGSYMARYDHPLWKRYTSSAAGAGHGGMDWYVINSFIESVKRGAPYALDVYDFATWYAITPLSEQSVAEGGNVQYIPDFTRGRWMNRKPIFALDDQY from the coding sequence ATGAAAAAGCAGCACTTTCACAGGAGAAACTTTCTCAAAACCACTGTGGCAGCAGGTGTAGGATTGACCCTTCTCAATACGCCCGCCCGCCTCTTTGCAAACACCAAAAAAGAAAAAGTAAGAGTAGGATTGATCGGAGTAGGCGCCCGCGGACAAGGGCACCTGGAACTATGCCTTCACCGGGAGGATGTAGACGTCATAGCCATCTGCGACCCCGATACCCAATGGGCTGTTCCTAAGTCGCGCGAGTTAATTACCAAAGCTTACGGCGGAAAGAAAAAAGTGGCCGAATACAGCAACGGCCCGGAAGATTTTTACAACATGCTGAAACGCGATGACATCGATGCGGTGATCATTGCCACTCCCTGGGAATGGCATTCCATACAGGCCATCGCTGCCATGAAAGCAGGTAAAACGCCTGCCGTGGAAGTATGCGGCGCCTCAGACATCCAGGAGTGCTGGAACCTCGTGAATGTCAGTGAAGACACCGGCGTTCCCTTGTTCGGTATGGAAAACGTATGTTACCGTCGGGATGTAATGGCGGTACTGAACATGGTACGGCAGGGCCTTTTCGGCGAGCTGACACACCTGCAGGGGGGCTACCAGCATGACCTGCGACAGGTAAAGTTCAATAATGGCAAACAATTGTATGGCGGCGGCGTTGAATTTGGCGAAAAAGCCATGTCGGAAGCCAAATGGCGCACCAATCACAGCGTACACCGCAATGGTGACCTGTACCCTACGCATGGCCTGGGACCTGTTGCCAACATGATCAATATCAACCGCGGCAACCGCCTGCTGTCACTCACTTCTGTAGCCACCAAATCCAGAGGCTTACACAAGTATGTTGTAGACCACGGAGGCGAGAACCATCCCAACGCCAAGGTGGAATTTAAACTGGGCGATATCGTCACTACCCTGATCCGCACCAACAACGGCGAGACGATCATGCTTTCGCACGATACTAATTCTCCCCGCCCCTATTCTCTCAACTTCCGCGTACAGGGCACCAATGGCCTGTGGATGGACGATCTGGATTCCATCTATATAGAAGGGAAAAGCCCTTATGACGAGTGGGAGAAAGCAGGTACAGAAAAGGATGCCGGCAGTTACATGGCCAGGTATGATCATCCGCTGTGGAAACGTTACACCAGCAGCGCCGCCGGCGCAGGCCATGGAGGTATGGACTGGTATGTGATCAATTCTTTTATAGAAAGTGTCAAACGGGGCGCCCCTTATGCCCTGGATGTATACGACTTCGCTACCTGGTATGCCATTACTCCGCTGAGCGAGCAGTCGGTGGCAGAAGGCGGGAACGTACAGTATATCCCCGATTTTACCAGGGGAAGATGGATGAACCGGAAACCGATCTTTGCACTGGACGACCAGTACTAA
- a CDS encoding sugar MFS transporter: MANTATTLAPPKQAGYVQSLIILGVLYFMLGFITWVNATLIPFLQISCELSIAEALLVTFASYLGYFFLAIPSSFIIKKTGFKNGMAYSLVIMAAGCLVFIPAANTRSFGLFLTGLFIQGAGMSLLQTASNPYVSIIGPIESAAKRISMMGICNKIAGTISPLILASIILKNANELESKIKAATDLVEKSTLLDSLASRVILPYIVLAVFLVLLAVAIGRSSLPEIETESGAVDAEGKTVTDNRTSVFQYPYLLLGALCIFMYVGVEVMAGDVIGTYGRELGMSLDKTKYFTTFTLAAMLVGYVVGIITIPKYLSQDKSLRICAILGILFTTCAFMTKGYTAVTFIALLGLANSLMWPAIFPLAIEKLGRFTKLGSAFLVMGIVGGGVLPQIFSRLYNPESFIYVQGMDFRHAFLYCMVPGYIYILYYAVAGHKVGKK, encoded by the coding sequence ATGGCTAACACCGCAACTACGCTTGCCCCGCCTAAACAGGCTGGCTATGTGCAATCGCTTATTATTCTGGGCGTGCTTTATTTTATGCTGGGTTTTATCACGTGGGTGAATGCCACACTGATTCCATTCTTGCAAATATCCTGCGAGCTTTCCATCGCAGAAGCGCTGCTGGTGACTTTCGCTTCTTATCTGGGTTACTTTTTCCTGGCAATCCCATCTTCTTTTATCATTAAGAAGACGGGTTTTAAGAACGGAATGGCCTATAGCCTTGTGATCATGGCTGCAGGTTGCCTGGTATTCATTCCGGCGGCTAATACCCGTAGTTTCGGTCTTTTCCTGACAGGGCTGTTTATACAGGGGGCGGGCATGTCGCTCTTACAGACCGCTTCCAACCCTTATGTAAGCATTATCGGACCTATTGAAAGTGCTGCCAAGCGTATTAGTATGATGGGGATCTGTAATAAGATTGCCGGTACTATCAGCCCGCTGATCCTTGCTTCCATCATTCTGAAAAATGCCAACGAGCTGGAATCAAAAATAAAGGCGGCAACAGACCTGGTTGAAAAAAGCACCTTACTCGACAGCCTGGCTTCCAGGGTGATCCTTCCTTATATCGTTCTTGCGGTTTTCCTGGTATTACTGGCAGTAGCCATTGGCCGCTCTTCCCTGCCTGAAATTGAAACTGAAAGCGGAGCTGTGGACGCGGAAGGAAAGACGGTGACAGACAACAGGACCAGTGTTTTCCAGTATCCTTACCTGTTGCTGGGCGCCCTGTGCATTTTCATGTATGTTGGTGTGGAAGTAATGGCTGGTGACGTAATAGGTACTTATGGCAGGGAACTGGGCATGAGCCTTGATAAAACGAAATATTTCACCACATTTACACTGGCTGCCATGCTGGTGGGATATGTTGTGGGGATTATCACTATTCCGAAATACCTGTCACAGGACAAGAGTTTACGTATCTGCGCTATTCTGGGTATACTGTTCACCACCTGTGCATTTATGACCAAAGGCTATACCGCAGTTACTTTCATTGCCTTACTTGGTTTGGCCAACTCCCTGATGTGGCCGGCCATATTCCCGCTTGCTATTGAAAAGCTGGGCAGGTTTACAAAGCTGGGCTCTGCTTTCCTGGTAATGGGTATTGTTGGTGGTGGCGTACTGCCGCAGATATTCTCCCGTCTGTATAACCCTGAAAGTTTCATTTATGTGCAGGGAATGGACTTCAGGCATGCATTCCTGTACTGTATGGTACCAGGATATATCTACATTCTCTATTATGCGGTGGCAGGACACAAAGTAGGCAAGAAGTAA
- a CDS encoding MFS transporter codes for MAQQTKQSTHPSFFVLILVFFFWGFVAASNSIFIPFCKAHFHLGQLESQLIDFSFYGAYFIGSLLLYLFSALRGVDILNKIGYQKGIIYGLLISVVGAVALIAAVNIGNNMADATMAFYLILGAFFIVALGFSLQQTAANPFAILLGDPAKGTHRLNLAGGVNSFGTTIGPLVVSILLFGSAKDASASADTDISKINTLYILLIVLFLVAAVIFWFSKMPKETSDEPFEQSAKASRSLSGITAMFVLILVGIILNAIKTNIGFSATAEVGLPFFLVGIIGIFGILFNARQSARKDGNGWGAMKYPQLILGMIAIFVYVGVEVTIASNMGALLKHPGFFTAEGLAESQIDPYVSLFWGSMMVGRWTGAITVFNLSDRSRKILSVIVPFIAYGVVLGANHLKGTDVSVLYPYAGVLVIQIIGFFAGQEKPAKTLMIFALFGILAMIIGLCTTGSTAIFAFISGGLFCSVMWSCIFALSIAGLGKYTSQGSSFLILMILGGSLIPPVQGGLADIPSIGIHYSYIIPVICFAYLAFFAFRVKNILKSQGIDYESAISGGH; via the coding sequence ATGGCTCAACAAACAAAGCAAAGTACACATCCATCTTTCTTTGTACTGATACTTGTATTTTTTTTCTGGGGATTTGTTGCTGCATCGAACAGCATCTTTATTCCCTTCTGTAAGGCCCACTTCCATCTGGGACAACTGGAATCACAATTGATCGATTTCTCGTTCTACGGCGCTTACTTTATCGGCTCGCTGCTGCTGTACCTGTTCTCAGCACTGCGGGGCGTAGATATTTTAAACAAGATCGGCTACCAGAAAGGGATCATTTATGGCCTTCTGATTTCCGTAGTAGGTGCAGTGGCATTGATCGCTGCAGTGAATATCGGTAACAACATGGCTGATGCCACTATGGCCTTCTATCTTATTCTCGGTGCGTTCTTTATTGTTGCTTTGGGCTTCTCTCTGCAGCAGACCGCTGCCAATCCCTTTGCCATCCTGCTGGGAGATCCGGCTAAAGGCACCCACCGCCTGAACCTGGCGGGAGGTGTGAATTCCTTTGGTACTACCATCGGTCCATTAGTTGTAAGTATCCTGCTTTTCGGTTCAGCCAAAGACGCTTCTGCTTCTGCTGATACTGACATCAGCAAGATCAATACACTCTACATCCTGCTGATCGTATTGTTCCTGGTAGCTGCAGTTATCTTCTGGTTTTCCAAAATGCCTAAAGAGACTTCTGACGAACCATTTGAACAATCAGCCAAGGCCAGTCGTTCATTAAGCGGTATCACTGCTATGTTCGTCCTGATCCTTGTCGGTATTATACTGAATGCCATTAAAACCAACATCGGTTTCTCAGCAACCGCTGAGGTGGGGCTCCCATTCTTCCTCGTTGGTATTATCGGCATCTTCGGTATCCTGTTCAACGCAAGACAGTCTGCCCGGAAAGACGGTAATGGCTGGGGCGCTATGAAATACCCGCAGCTGATCCTCGGTATGATTGCCATTTTCGTGTATGTAGGCGTGGAAGTGACCATTGCCAGCAACATGGGCGCCCTGCTGAAACATCCTGGTTTCTTCACTGCTGAAGGCCTGGCTGAATCGCAGATAGACCCTTATGTATCCCTTTTCTGGGGTAGTATGATGGTGGGCCGCTGGACAGGCGCTATCACTGTATTCAACCTGTCTGACCGTTCCCGTAAGATCCTTTCCGTTATTGTTCCTTTCATCGCTTATGGTGTGGTGCTCGGCGCCAACCACCTGAAAGGTACAGACGTGAGCGTGTTATATCCTTATGCCGGCGTACTGGTAATTCAGATCATCGGTTTCTTCGCAGGACAGGAAAAACCAGCTAAAACGCTGATGATCTTTGCCCTGTTCGGTATCCTTGCCATGATCATCGGCTTATGCACTACCGGTTCAACAGCTATCTTCGCCTTCATCAGCGGTGGCCTGTTCTGTTCCGTAATGTGGTCCTGCATCTTCGCACTGTCTATCGCAGGTCTGGGTAAATATACCAGCCAGGGCTCATCCTTCCTGATCCTGATGATCCTGGGCGGATCTCTGATCCCTCCGGTACAGGGTGGTCTGGCAGACATTCCTTCCATAGGTATTCATTATTCTTACATTATACCGGTGATATGCTTCGCATACCTGGCTTTCTTCGCATTCAGAGTTAAAAACATATTAAAATCACAGGGAATAGATTATGAGTCAGCAATTAGCGGTGGGCATTGA